The Candidatus Poribacteria bacterium genomic sequence GCGCCGATCCGCGTTTCCCGGTAACAGAAGACATATTGATAATTTTGCCTCCCGTTCCTTGCGCGATGAGATGCCGTGCCACCGCTTGAGAACAGAGGAATACACCTTTCACATTGACCCGTTGCACTCTATCCCAATCCTCTTCAGCCAGATCTACGACAGGCACGCGATCCTTACCAGCGATTGTCCCTGCGTTATTGACGAGAATATCAATTTTCCCAAAATGCGAAACGGTCTTGTCCACCATCTCGCGGACCTGATCTGCATCCGAAACGTCCGCAACGACGCTGATGGCACGTTGTCCCATCGCCTCAATCTCACGGACGACATCGGGTAATCCTTGCCAATCCCCTTGATCTGCAGCATAGGGATGCTCGGTAATGTCGTTGACAGCGACATCGGCACCCTCTTTCGCCAAACGGGTCGCAATTGCACGCCCGATGCCGTTCTTGCCTCCCGCACCTGTTACCAAGGCGACTTTTTCATTTAAGTTGTACATTCAGGTATAACTCCTATGAATTGAATAGAGCAGAGTATAACAGATTTTAGAGAAGATGTCAAATTTGACAATTTCTTCTTGTCTTCTAATACCAAACATGCTATTATGCCCCTATGCCAAAGTTGAATCTAAAACCCACTCACAAACCGATCCGAGATTACTACACCACCCTGCAGCAATATGACCGACACAATGCTACCCATGAAGGTGCAGTCAGCAATCCTTTTGCCTTTTTGCTGGATACTTGTGCAAAACAGGTGAACGCCACGCTTATTCCGCAATATGCGATGCGCACAGCAAAGGGAAACCGTATCGTTATTGATGGCGTGGTCCTCGACGAATACGGACTCCCCTTCGCCTACTGGGAAGCGAAAGATATAGATGACGACCTCGCTAAAGCCATCCAAGGTAAACGCGATGCTGGCTACCCGTTTGACAATATCCTCTTCCAAACACCGCACCGCGCCATTTTATACCAAAACGGACAGAACGCCTTGGACGTGGACATCACCGAACCGGCATGCTTGATTGCTGCACTTCAATATCTGTTCTCTTACGTCCCTCCCGCGCTCGACAATTGGCAAACGGCTGTCTCCGATTTCAGAGAGTATGTACCTGACCTCGCAAGCGCGTTGAAAGTACTCATCGATCAACGCCACGAAACAGATCCAGCGTTCAAGGAGGCGTTCACCGATTTCTATGAAATCTGCCGCACCTCTATTAACCCTGAACTCTCACAAGATGCTGTTGAGGAGATGCTCATCCAACACATCCTCACGGAGCGCATTTTCCGTACCGTTTTCAATAGGTCAGACTTCACCCTGCGAAATATTATCGCCCGTGAGATTGAAAACGTCAGCCACGCGCTCATGCGGCATGAAGTGAGTCGCGACGTGTTTCTTGAACCGTTAGATCGGTTTTACATTGCTATTGAGCAAGCAGCGACGCTCTGCAAAGACTTCTCCCAAAAACAGCACTTCCTCAATGCATTCTATGAGAAGTTCTTTCAAGGGTTCTCTGAAGATGTGGCGGATACACACGGCATCGTCTATACACCACAACCGATCGTCGATTTCATGGTGAATAGCGTTGAACATATCTTGAAAACCGAGTTTGACAGGTCTTTGTCGGATACCGGCGTACATATCATCGATCCTTTCGTCGGGACGGGGAACTTCATCGTTCGGCTCATGCAGGACATTCAAGGCACGGCGTTAGAAGAGAAATACCGCCATGAGCTGCACTGCAACGAGGTGATGCTCCTGCCCTACTATATTGCGAGTCTGAACATCGAGCAGGAGTACTTTCAACGTACAGGGACATATCTGCCGTTTGAAGGTATCGCGCTTGCAGATACGTTTGAGTTGCTTGAGCAGCAGCAAACGGAACTTTTTACACGCGAAAATACAGAACGGGTGGAGAGACAGAAAGCAGCGGATATGTTTGTCGTTATCGGCAATCCACCCTATAACATGGGACAGATTAACGAAAACGACAACAACAAAAATCGGAAGTACGAGACAATGGACGCGCTGCTAAAAGAGACGTATTCACAAGACTCAAAAGCAACGAATAAAAACGCGCTTTCGGATCCATACATAAAAGCGATACTGTGGGCATCAAAACGGATTGGGAACGAAGGCGTTGTCGCGTTTGTGACGAACAACGGTTTTCTCGACGGTATTGCGTTTGACGGGATGCGGAAACATCTCGGACAGGATTTCACCAAGATTTATCACATTGACCTCAAAGGGAATGCCCGTACTTCCGGTGAACGCCGACGAAAAGAGGGCGGTAACGTTTTTGATGACCAGATTCGGGTCGGTGTTGGTATCAGTTTTTTTATCAAAAAGGCGGCGGCGACCTCTGCACCTGCTGAGGTCTGGATCTATTCCGTTGACGACTACTTGAAAGCCCGCGAGAAACAGAAACTTTTAGCCGACTTCAGGGACTATACAAACGTTCCAATGAAGCAAAGAACGATTGATGCAAAGCATACATGGTTGACGGAAGGTCTCCACGCTGAGTTTGACACTTTTGTCCCAATAGGAACGAAAGAAGCGAAGGCAGAGAAAGGAACGGCATCGGATGTAATTTTCAAAACCTATAGTCGTGGTGTTGTAACCTGCCGTGATGCCTGGGCTTACAATTTCAATCAAGATATGCTGACTGAGAATATAAATAAAATGATTGAAAATTACAACGCGGAAGTGGCACGATGGACACAACGGAAAACCCGGGAGGCAAACGTTGATAATTTTGTGGTGAGTGATGACACAAAAATCAGTTGGAGTGAGGCACTAAAACGGAACTTACAAAGGGGAAGAACCGCTGCCTTTTTGGAAGAAAATGTGAGGGAATCTCTTTACCGGCCATTTACCAAATCAAACCTCTATTTTGAGCGAATGCTGACCGAGCGAGTATATGTTTTCCCCTCGATCTTTCCTACACCTGAAACGGAAACAGAAAATCTGGTAATTTGCGTCAGCGGCATAGGAAACAAGGGGCCTTTTATGCCGTTGATGACAAAGATAATTCCATGTCTTGGCTTACTCGGTTCAGATCAATGCTTTCCCTTCTACACCTACGATGAGGACGGCACAAACCGACGAGAAAACATCACCGATTGGGTGTTGACAGCGTTCCAAACCCACTACGGCGATGACACCCTCACCAAGTGGGACATCTTCCACTATACCTACGCCCTCTTGCACCATCCCGTTTATCGTGAGAAGTATGAGATGAACCTCAAGCGCGATTTACCGCATATCCCTTTTGCTGAAGACTTTTGGGGTTTCTCCAAAGCGGGTGCGGCGTTGGCGGACCTCCACGTCAACTATGAATCCGTTCCGAAATACGATAAACTCCGAAAGGTTGAAACCCCCGACATGCAAGTCAATTGGGATGTTGAGAAGATGAAACTCTCTAAAGACAAAACGCAGTTGAAATATAACGATTTTTTGACGTTGGACGGCATCCCCACAGAAGTTTATGACTATAAGTTAGGGACGCGTTCTGCTTTGGAGTGGATCGTGGATCAGTATCGTATCAAGGTAGATAAACGGAGCGGTATTAAAAACGACCCAAACCGCGAGGATGAACCGCGGTATATTGTGGACTTAATTGCGCGTGTTATCAACGTGAGTCTAAAGACGGTGGAAATCGTCGAAAATTTGCCTAAATTGTAGGGATGGTCCGCGGGGTTTGTCCGGCTCGGTTTTGTTGGGTTTCACTCGACATATTTCATACCATAGCCTATTGGAAAAGTGAAAGTGGGATTTCTATTGAGGAATATACCTGTTTTTCCGTTCAACCCAACCTACACACAGATTATGTTGAAATCGCATTCAGACAGGAGTCTCCGAAGATGTGCAAACCGCTAAGGCGACCAGAGTACGTACGTCGGGATGTTAAACAGTGTGCCGAGCAGTGCCCACATTCCGACGAATACATAATCACCCATCACTAACCCTAAAAAGAAGGGGATCGCTCGTTGATGTGCCCGTAAACCGAAGATGGTAACAATGATGAACTTTATCAACCAACCGAGGAAAACTGAGAACCAGAAATCCGCAAGTCCGCCCCACGTTGCCGCTGTCATTACATACCCGATCGGATGGAAGGGCCACCAGATAAATTTATGGCGCAGGAAGTAGAGGATCCATGTCATCACTGCCCCCATCCCCATGGATTGCGTTCCGCCCCAGTTTGGACCGATGGGGTTGTTAATCCACCGTTGCAAGCGTCTCCCGAAGACCTCGTTGCCGATACCGACGACGTATCCATGCACCGCCAGTGCGCCTGTGTCGTAGAGGAGATAGAGAAATGCCCAAAACGAGGCGAGCGTCCCGATGACGATTGAGAACATCATCACCCAGACCAGTTTTCGGCTGTTAATACCGGAACGCTCAGCAAGCTTGAAACCTTCTAATTGATTGGGCATCGGATGCGAGACGTTGAGTCGATTCAACCAGTAGTAGAACGAGATAATTGTGAGGTTACTGGTACCGACAAACCGGGGTCCGAAGGTCACTGCCATCAACCGCGCTGGATCCAGTGCGAGAATCTCATGTGATGGCGGACCGAATTCGGCACGTACGCGCGTTACACCGAGTGCCATCAAGAGAAAAATAATGATAAAGCCGAGGACACCGACCAAGGTCATCCCCGCCTGCACTGAAAATATAGTGAGCCCGATGCCTCCGAAGACCAATCCAAGGACAGCAGTCCGGTAAGACATCGGTTCGTTTGAATCGTCAAACGCTTGCCTGTTCGTAAAGCAATTCTTCACGACATCGCGCAGATGGCGTCGAGTTCCCCACAACGCGAGAACACCGACAGCAAGCCACGCGCCACCGGCGCGCTCCGCAAAATAGAGTTCACCTTCACCTAACATCCCGACGCGGATAATCCGCTCCGCTTTACCGAATAGATAGAAAAACCACGCCGACATCGAAATATCCAACGGCACGAAAAACGTTAACCCTATGATAAAAGGATAGGCAGATAGCGATACCCACCCGACAGCGTTCCACGGTTTATCGGTAAATAGATGCGTGATGGAGTAATAATTGAGTTGGATAGAAGGGACTTGGGGAAATAGATAACTTAATCCTGCGAGGAGTTCAATAAATGCGGCGACCGAAAAGCCTATCCACATCGTGCCGTTTTTGTAAAAGCTTTTCCGCCCCTGTGCCATCTGGAGGGGTAACTGGATGATTGGATATGCCAACTTTTCACGCTCGGTCCATTGGACGCGGATAAGCGTAATGAGGCATATCAGCGTGAACCAGAGCAGGGCAACGAACCCTGTCCAGACAAGAATCGGTACTGCCCAACCGCGCAGATGCTTTGCGAGATAAAAGGTTGAATCGCCCTCAAAATAGGCATCTAAGGCACTGTTATCAGGAACGAACCACGTTGGAATGTAACGCCAGAACAGATCTGCCCATTCGTTTTCCGGGGTCGCAAATCGGAACGGATGTGCCAACGTGCCGATCAGGAATGTCATCATGGAATGACCGCCGATCGTCGATACCATGACGACCATGATATAGATAACGAGGAGTTCTCGTGTGGTCAGTGCACTGCTGGGTGAAAGTTTCTTCCACGCCAGGTTGAAGCCAATAACGGCAAAAAGCGTGAAAATAGCATTGAAGAAGAGCGAGACGAAGTTGAGGAGGAACTGCGGCTGGATCATTTCCGCAGCGTAGGCAAGCCAATAGGCGTTCCCAATAACGAGAAGTGTCCCAATCAGAAGTGCACGGAGCGTAATTCCAGATGTAAAGGAAGTACGAGATTCTGGCATGTTTAAATAGGGGTTGGCTATCGGCTTTCAGCAATCAGTAAAGAGGTTTTCGACATATCTAACCCTTATACTGACTGCTGATTGCCGACGGCTTTAACCATCAACTCGTCTACAGATACTTTTGCGAAGGCACGAGTTGATGGTTAAGGCTTTTTATTTTTTAAGGGATCCCCAGAGCACAGCGAGTTTGCCTGAAGGTTCAACGGCTAATATCTCATCATCAAAAGTGAGGTCGCCATAAGCGAGACCGTCCCATGCGCCGCCGGGTATCCATCCGATCTGATGTTCGCGTCCGCCGTTCTCACAATCGTTCATGTGGAAACTGAGCCCAATCGTCAACCCGTCTTTCGCTTTGAAGTTCTTCCCTTCCCCCGGGTTTGCGAACGCCGGATTACCGCGCGGTTTCGTCGGGTCAATGGCGACTTCGTAGATGTAATCATTCCCATTCTTCACTAACACCCATTCGGTGTTCTCTTTTGAGGCGGCGGCGGATAAGTCCTTGCCATTGGCACCAAGTGTCCACTGGACGAGGGTGTCCCGCACCATGCCGTTTTTGAAATCAAACATAAACTCGACGCTATCGTCTTCCCACCATTTGGCATCAGGCGGATTAATGTCTTGGAGTTCATCGTCCGTAATTTCAACAGCGAAATAGATACGGGTCGCGTCTTGTGAACTCCATGCGACTCTGCCTTGACCGGTAAAATCATTAGCTTTCGGGATACCATCCCCGACATCTTTCAATTCATCAAAGGCAACGATTTCGGCGCGTTTCCATTCGTCAAGTTTTCCATCTATTTTAATGTTTCTAATCTGTTTAGCAACGTACTGTTTATCACGCTTCGCAAAGGCGGTAGGATGCGTCAAAAAGCACATCAGTGCAACCACTGTTATTATCCCAACCGCAAACTTCAACGTCTTCATTGGAGAGTTCCTCCGTCTTTCAACTTCTGAATTAGTTGTTCCTGCGTGCCATACCCCTTCATTAACTTACATCCACTACACAATAACTGAAGATTGTCGGGAGTTTCGGCACCTCCTTTGGATTTCGTTAGAATATAGTCAACTGTCATATTAGAAAACGGAAATAATATTTGGCAACCGTTGCACCTGCCATCTTGGCACCCGAACAATGTGTGCTTATAGGTTCGATCCTGTTGGTAAAACTCAGGGTTACCCTTTCGGTGGATAACCCGTTCGACGATACCGCGTTGTTCAAGACGCGATTTGACGAGTTGAAAAGATTTGTGGCTCAAATCAATGCCTATCCAATGGCGCTGTAGGTGTTCCGCAGCAACACATGTGGTAGCGCACCCGCAAAACGGATCAAGCACCATGTCCTCCGGATTGCTACTGGCACGAATAATTCGTTCTAACAGCGCAAGCGGTTTCTGTGTGGGATACCCAATCCGCTCTTTACTTCTTGCCGTTAAGTTTGGTATATCAACCCAAATATTGTTCAGCGTTTTGCCTTTTTGTTCATCAAGATACCGTTTATATCGAGGAACATTTCCGGGACTTGTTTGTACAACACGTCCTGCTTCAATCTCTTTCAGCATTCGCGTTTTCGCCCATCGCCATGTCCTGACGACTCCCATCACTTCATAGGTAAGATGCGAATCAGGATCTTGGATCTGAGCGGTTATAGAGGTATGTGAAACGAGTCGTCCAGTTTCCGGTTCAACGTAATAATATTGGCGTTTGGTTTTTTCATCCAAATCCGACATATCATAAGGAATTGTAACAGCCTCAGGGTTCCATACAAAGTCGTTGCTTTTTGAATAACGGAAGATGAGGTCCGAATCTCGCGCTAACCCTTTTTTAAGGTTTCCCTTGCTGGTTGCAGCCCTTTGCCAAACAATCTCGTTCCTAAAATTGTCTTTCCCAAAAATGCCATCCATCATCACTTTGAGATAGTGGCTTGCGTTATCATCACAGTGGAGATAGATAGTTCCTGTCGGTTTCAGGATGCGATGCATCTCCAGCATTCGGATACCCATCATGATGAGATAGGCTTTCATGGACTTTCCATGACTAAACGCGGCGGAACTGATGGCATAGTAAAGCGGAGGGTCTCTTTCCGCCAGTTCACCGTGCGATGCTTTATCCAAATCGCTTAACGT encodes the following:
- a CDS encoding 3-oxoacyl-ACP reductase FabG, which codes for MYNLNEKVALVTGAGGKNGIGRAIATRLAKEGADVAVNDITEHPYAADQGDWQGLPDVVREIEAMGQRAISVVADVSDADQVREMVDKTVSHFGKIDILVNNAGTIAGKDRVPVVDLAEEDWDRVQRVNVKGVFLCSQAVARHLIAQGTGGKIINMSSVTGKRGSARFAAYSASKFAVIGFTQSLACELAPYQVNVNAICPGLVDTERFGHLASVLMPQNLSADEQLAEYARRSEAAVPIGRLAEGADVAKMAAFLASDEAAYLSGISITVSGGSVMD
- a CDS encoding N-6 DNA methylase, with protein sequence MPKLNLKPTHKPIRDYYTTLQQYDRHNATHEGAVSNPFAFLLDTCAKQVNATLIPQYAMRTAKGNRIVIDGVVLDEYGLPFAYWEAKDIDDDLAKAIQGKRDAGYPFDNILFQTPHRAILYQNGQNALDVDITEPACLIAALQYLFSYVPPALDNWQTAVSDFREYVPDLASALKVLIDQRHETDPAFKEAFTDFYEICRTSINPELSQDAVEEMLIQHILTERIFRTVFNRSDFTLRNIIAREIENVSHALMRHEVSRDVFLEPLDRFYIAIEQAATLCKDFSQKQHFLNAFYEKFFQGFSEDVADTHGIVYTPQPIVDFMVNSVEHILKTEFDRSLSDTGVHIIDPFVGTGNFIVRLMQDIQGTALEEKYRHELHCNEVMLLPYYIASLNIEQEYFQRTGTYLPFEGIALADTFELLEQQQTELFTRENTERVERQKAADMFVVIGNPPYNMGQINENDNNKNRKYETMDALLKETYSQDSKATNKNALSDPYIKAILWASKRIGNEGVVAFVTNNGFLDGIAFDGMRKHLGQDFTKIYHIDLKGNARTSGERRRKEGGNVFDDQIRVGVGISFFIKKAAATSAPAEVWIYSVDDYLKAREKQKLLADFRDYTNVPMKQRTIDAKHTWLTEGLHAEFDTFVPIGTKEAKAEKGTASDVIFKTYSRGVVTCRDAWAYNFNQDMLTENINKMIENYNAEVARWTQRKTREANVDNFVVSDDTKISWSEALKRNLQRGRTAAFLEENVRESLYRPFTKSNLYFERMLTERVYVFPSIFPTPETETENLVICVSGIGNKGPFMPLMTKIIPCLGLLGSDQCFPFYTYDEDGTNRRENITDWVLTAFQTHYGDDTLTKWDIFHYTYALLHHPVYREKYEMNLKRDLPHIPFAEDFWGFSKAGAALADLHVNYESVPKYDKLRKVETPDMQVNWDVEKMKLSKDKTQLKYNDFLTLDGIPTEVYDYKLGTRSALEWIVDQYRIKVDKRSGIKNDPNREDEPRYIVDLIARVINVSLKTVEIVENLPKL
- a CDS encoding DNA methyltransferase; its protein translation is MNVENRTIFEGDNLHVLRGLDTDTIDLIYLDPPFNSNRTFEAPVESEAAGAAFKDSWTLSDLDKASHGELAERDPPLYYAISSAAFSHGKSMKAYLIMMGIRMLEMHRILKPTGTIYLHCDDNASHYLKVMMDGIFGKDNFRNEIVWQRAATSKGNLKKGLARDSDLIFRYSKSNDFVWNPEAVTIPYDMSDLDEKTKRQYYYVEPETGRLVSHTSITAQIQDPDSHLTYEVMGVVRTWRWAKTRMLKEIEAGRVVQTSPGNVPRYKRYLDEQKGKTLNNIWVDIPNLTARSKERIGYPTQKPLALLERIIRASSNPEDMVLDPFCGCATTCVAAEHLQRHWIGIDLSHKSFQLVKSRLEQRGIVERVIHRKGNPEFYQQDRTYKHTLFGCQDGRCNGCQILFPFSNMTVDYILTKSKGGAETPDNLQLLCSGCKLMKGYGTQEQLIQKLKDGGTLQ